Proteins from a genomic interval of Oceanispirochaeta crateris:
- a CDS encoding HAD-IIA family hydrolase has product MDNLQSKNAFICDMDGVIYHGNKILPGVLDFVGWMQDMGKKFLFVTNASERSPMELQQKLSRLGIEVTRDHFYTSALATADFLKSQCPGGSAYVIGEAGLTNALYDAGFSMNDVNPDYVVVGDSRGYNMETLIHAVNLVRKGAKLIGTNPDLTGPVENGIVPSTGALISPIELSTGSKAYFVGKPNPLMMRSALKKLGCKREETAIVGDRMDTDIIAGIESEIDTVLVLSGVTSRSDIERFAYRPHYILDGVGDIPIIP; this is encoded by the coding sequence ATGGACAATTTACAGAGTAAAAATGCATTCATCTGTGATATGGATGGAGTTATTTATCATGGGAACAAGATCTTACCGGGAGTCTTGGATTTTGTAGGCTGGATGCAGGATATGGGAAAGAAATTTCTGTTTGTTACCAATGCCAGTGAACGCTCTCCTATGGAATTGCAGCAAAAATTATCCCGCCTGGGCATTGAAGTGACCCGGGATCACTTCTATACGAGCGCTCTGGCTACGGCTGACTTTCTCAAATCTCAATGCCCCGGAGGCAGTGCCTACGTTATCGGAGAAGCAGGCCTGACCAATGCCCTGTATGATGCCGGTTTTTCAATGAACGATGTCAATCCCGATTATGTTGTTGTCGGCGATTCCCGGGGATACAATATGGAAACATTGATTCATGCGGTGAACCTTGTTCGAAAGGGAGCAAAACTCATTGGAACCAATCCTGATCTAACCGGCCCTGTTGAAAATGGAATTGTTCCTTCAACGGGGGCTTTGATCAGCCCCATCGAACTCTCAACAGGTTCCAAAGCCTACTTTGTGGGAAAGCCAAATCCTCTTATGATGCGCAGCGCCTTAAAGAAACTGGGCTGTAAGCGGGAAGAAACAGCCATTGTGGGTGACCGGATGGATACGGATATTATAGCGGGAATAGAATCGGAAATTGATACCGTTCTTGTCCTCAGCGGAGTGACGAGTCGAAGTGATATAGAGCGTTTCGCCTATAGACCTCATTATATTCTGGATGGGGTTGGGGATATCCCTATCATTCCTTAA
- a CDS encoding class I SAM-dependent methyltransferase, whose amino-acid sequence MPSKYRNQKTSKSDSGPVRRSHNLNLKKHKHIFNSISSVYNLFYNYQCRGYSRVLKEYIDTLKIPEKGRILDIGCGTGALVQSLSEYGYDVSGVDLAEKMLGHAVERGHNCRYGNVVDGLGMEDHSFDLVTSAFVAHGLDREKRKCLFEEAARLTRGVVLFHDYSDKRNWFINFIEYMEDGDYFNFIQSGLKEMKEVFTKVEVIKIRKFNSWYICRP is encoded by the coding sequence TTGCCCTCAAAATATAGAAATCAGAAAACATCTAAAAGTGATAGCGGCCCGGTACGAAGGAGTCACAACCTGAATCTAAAGAAACATAAGCATATCTTCAACAGCATTTCCTCGGTGTATAATCTTTTTTACAACTACCAATGCCGGGGATATTCCCGGGTTCTCAAAGAATATATTGACACACTAAAGATCCCCGAAAAAGGTCGCATTCTGGATATCGGCTGCGGAACCGGAGCCCTTGTACAGAGCCTCTCGGAATACGGGTATGATGTAAGCGGGGTGGACCTTGCCGAGAAAATGCTGGGACATGCCGTCGAAAGAGGCCATAACTGCCGTTACGGAAATGTTGTTGATGGACTGGGGATGGAAGATCATTCCTTTGATTTGGTGACATCCGCCTTTGTGGCTCATGGTCTGGACCGTGAAAAACGAAAATGCCTCTTTGAAGAAGCGGCCCGCCTAACCAGGGGCGTGGTACTCTTCCACGATTACAGTGACAAGAGAAACTGGTTTATTAATTTTATTGAATATATGGAAGACGGAGACTACTTCAACTTTATACAGTCTGGACTAAAGGAGATGAAAGAAGTCTTTACAAAGGTGGAAGTCATCAAAATCAGGAAATTCAATAGCTGGTACATTTGTCGTCCATAA
- a CDS encoding alpha/beta fold hydrolase produces the protein MMEPWSELKPYSKMIHLENSQLDLFYFDTSSPNLPVCILIHGLADEADSWRHMVKPLSETHRVIIPDLPGFGRSSKPRTLYSIPWITDVICEFLDSLTIHKALLWGSSLGGILSQNIFFTRPDLVSSLVLEDGVIPLTTQKTSLPFLLFLIPFLGETLYSKLGKNPQKAYETLIPYYYDLKGLSEKDRSFLFTRVNQRVRDKKQRYAFFSILRHMNSWLQSQKKSLPDLLRTMNIPTLILWGEDDRIMPVDLGKSQQELQENIEFEIIEGAGHLPHQEKPEIVAESFRQFLKKQIL, from the coding sequence ATGATGGAACCCTGGAGTGAATTAAAGCCCTATTCAAAAATGATACATCTGGAAAACAGTCAACTGGATCTGTTTTATTTTGATACATCAAGCCCTAACTTGCCTGTTTGTATTTTGATTCACGGCCTGGCGGATGAGGCTGACAGCTGGCGGCATATGGTCAAGCCTCTGTCAGAGACTCATCGCGTCATTATTCCAGACCTTCCGGGATTTGGCCGAAGCAGTAAGCCTAGAACACTCTACTCAATTCCCTGGATTACAGATGTGATCTGTGAATTCCTCGATTCTCTGACAATTCACAAGGCCCTCTTATGGGGTAGTTCCCTGGGAGGAATCCTCTCTCAGAATATATTCTTTACCAGGCCCGATCTTGTGAGCAGTTTGGTACTTGAAGATGGAGTTATTCCTCTTACAACACAAAAAACATCTCTGCCGTTCCTCCTTTTTTTAATCCCCTTTTTGGGAGAGACGCTTTACAGCAAGCTGGGAAAAAATCCTCAAAAAGCCTATGAGACTCTGATTCCCTATTATTATGATTTGAAAGGTTTGAGTGAAAAAGACAGGTCTTTTCTTTTTACAAGGGTGAATCAGCGTGTCAGAGATAAAAAGCAGAGGTATGCTTTTTTTTCGATCCTCCGCCACATGAACTCATGGCTGCAAAGTCAGAAGAAATCCCTTCCGGATCTCTTAAGAACCATGAATATTCCCACTCTTATCCTCTGGGGAGAGGATGACCGCATCATGCCCGTGGATTTGGGAAAATCTCAGCAGGAACTGCAAGAGAACATTGAATTTGAAATCATAGAGGGAGCAGGGCATCTACCTCATCAGGAAAAGCCCGAAATCGTAGCAGAGTCTTTCAGACAATTCCTTAAGAAGCAGATCCTTTAG
- a CDS encoding hybrid sensor histidine kinase/response regulator, protein MKDQNRKLNALMLINRLLVEETDPAIFLDSVCHILVRENIYSTVWIVLTQHNLPVEPYFHAGFAAGGDSSFEPMKYTLKMGILPSCVHKSLDSGDSVLIHDSLAECSHCPLNHHLENQSDITRPLGFGSASLGWMTASGDPLVVEDDEEKDFFSGIADLVHYGLKNIYDKLTHHDLDSQYEAFLESSSDIVLELDLKGRLLKANHSAFDLFGPLLKERFGRTLEPMMNKDNFRLVEETLNHVLENPVPVSTVAEGMDWTGHFVSVSINIYPHLNTKGEVIGFSVFLKNNPDAEVKKKEPRENDERAYNLFDNAPVAYQSLDEEGNFLEVNENWLRITGYERHEVIGRWFGDFLAPGYKEGFQKRFPLFKKRGTIHSEFFLVGKKGELHYISFDGRIGYNQDGSFRQTYCVLRDETEKKKIEDATKEKEIYFRNIFEYINSGISIFEPYLDGEDFIFLDLNPFGQKISNVKLEDIKGRRVSEVFPGVSSMGLLKCLQLTHKTGESQFLPVREYKDDRLTQIVENHISKLPSGNLLVIFDDKSKQFQMETRLRQTEKMEAIGHLAGGIAHDFNNILSGILGYAELVSLKNAQDEEIHSYMDNIISAGDRAKKLVHQILSFSRQKPEKNEIFYIIPVIQDALRLLRASIPSSIHIKTAFSDETNPVLGDSTSIHEILMNLCTNASYAMDEKGVLEISFFEENLEKELDGILGKITPGEYSILSVKDNGSGMDADTLSHIFEPFFTTKKVGDGTGMGLSVVFGIVGNHKGNITVHSIPDEGTEFSVYIPQVIRNLDSVPQQDTPVFKGSNEHVLVIDDEELNCDLFRDLLINKGYKVTTFCESQDVLDYLEQNADIVDIIVSDQTMPRMTGSELSVIIKDLYPQIPVILCSGYSTVVTPFNYKEFGAAAYLAKPVRIENLVYTIHQVLTS, encoded by the coding sequence ATGAAAGATCAAAATCGGAAATTGAATGCCTTGATGCTTATCAATCGCCTTCTTGTAGAAGAGACAGATCCAGCAATCTTCCTTGATTCAGTGTGTCATATCCTCGTTCGTGAAAACATCTATTCTACGGTCTGGATCGTGCTCACCCAACACAACTTACCCGTAGAGCCCTATTTCCATGCAGGATTTGCCGCCGGGGGAGATTCCTCTTTTGAACCAATGAAATACACTCTCAAAATGGGAATTTTACCTTCTTGTGTACATAAATCACTGGATTCAGGAGATTCCGTTTTGATTCATGACTCCTTAGCGGAGTGTTCCCATTGTCCTCTCAATCATCATTTAGAAAATCAATCCGATATCACCCGGCCGCTGGGCTTTGGAAGCGCTTCTCTTGGATGGATGACGGCTTCTGGTGATCCCCTTGTTGTAGAAGATGATGAAGAAAAGGATTTTTTTTCCGGAATTGCCGATTTGGTCCATTACGGCCTGAAAAACATCTATGACAAATTAACACATCATGATTTGGATTCTCAATACGAGGCTTTTTTAGAGAGTTCTTCCGATATTGTTCTTGAGTTGGATCTCAAAGGCCGTCTTCTTAAGGCCAATCATAGTGCTTTTGACCTGTTCGGGCCTCTGCTTAAGGAGCGATTCGGCCGTACTCTGGAACCAATGATGAATAAAGACAATTTCAGACTGGTTGAAGAAACCCTCAATCATGTGTTGGAAAACCCCGTACCGGTGAGTACTGTCGCAGAGGGAATGGACTGGACCGGTCATTTTGTATCTGTTTCCATTAATATTTACCCCCACTTAAACACCAAAGGAGAGGTCATCGGCTTCTCTGTTTTTCTAAAGAATAATCCTGATGCGGAGGTGAAAAAAAAGGAACCCCGCGAGAACGATGAACGGGCTTACAATCTGTTTGATAATGCACCCGTTGCCTATCAATCTCTGGACGAAGAAGGTAATTTTCTAGAAGTCAATGAGAACTGGCTTCGGATTACCGGATATGAGCGGCACGAAGTCATTGGACGGTGGTTCGGTGATTTTTTGGCCCCTGGGTATAAAGAAGGCTTCCAAAAACGATTCCCCCTTTTTAAGAAAAGAGGAACCATTCACAGTGAGTTTTTTCTGGTAGGTAAAAAGGGGGAACTGCACTATATCAGTTTTGACGGCAGGATCGGCTATAACCAGGATGGTTCCTTCAGGCAGACTTACTGTGTCCTTAGAGATGAAACTGAGAAGAAGAAAATAGAAGATGCTACCAAGGAAAAAGAAATCTATTTCCGGAATATTTTTGAATATATCAATTCGGGAATCAGTATTTTTGAACCCTATCTGGATGGAGAGGATTTTATCTTCCTCGATCTTAATCCTTTCGGACAAAAAATCAGCAATGTCAAACTGGAGGATATCAAAGGAAGAAGAGTCAGTGAGGTTTTTCCGGGTGTTTCGTCCATGGGGCTCTTGAAATGTCTTCAATTGACACATAAAACCGGTGAATCCCAATTCCTGCCGGTTCGGGAATACAAGGATGACAGGCTGACTCAAATCGTTGAAAATCATATTTCAAAACTTCCCTCAGGGAATCTTCTGGTCATTTTTGATGACAAATCCAAGCAGTTCCAGATGGAGACCCGGTTGCGTCAGACTGAAAAGATGGAAGCCATCGGTCATCTGGCGGGAGGGATTGCCCATGACTTTAATAATATCCTATCGGGTATTCTCGGATATGCAGAACTTGTGAGCCTGAAAAATGCACAGGATGAAGAAATCCACTCCTATATGGACAATATTATTTCCGCCGGGGACCGTGCTAAAAAACTGGTCCACCAGATCCTCTCCTTTAGTAGGCAGAAGCCTGAAAAAAATGAAATATTTTACATAATTCCCGTCATTCAGGATGCTCTAAGGTTGCTCAGAGCCTCCATACCCAGTTCCATTCATATCAAGACGGCATTCTCAGATGAAACGAATCCAGTTTTGGGAGATTCCACCAGTATCCATGAAATTCTGATGAATCTGTGTACCAATGCCAGTTACGCCATGGATGAGAAGGGTGTACTGGAAATCTCTTTCTTTGAAGAGAATCTGGAAAAAGAATTGGATGGGATACTGGGTAAAATCACACCGGGGGAGTATTCCATCCTCTCCGTGAAGGACAATGGTTCTGGTATGGATGCAGATACTCTGAGTCATATTTTTGAACCTTTTTTCACCACAAAAAAGGTCGGTGACGGTACAGGAATGGGTTTATCCGTTGTCTTTGGGATTGTTGGGAACCATAAGGGAAATATCACCGTTCATTCAATTCCGGATGAAGGAACCGAGTTTTCTGTTTATATCCCCCAGGTCATCCGGAATCTTGACTCAGTGCCTCAGCAGGATACTCCCGTTTTTAAAGGCAGCAATGAACATGTTCTTGTCATTGATGATGAGGAATTAAACTGTGATCTTTTTAGAGATCTCTTAATCAATAAAGGGTATAAAGTCACAACCTTTTGCGAGAGTCAGGATGTTCTGGATTATTTAGAACAGAATGCTGATATTGTTGATATCATCGTTTCTGATCAGACAATGCCTCGCATGACAGGATCGGAGCTTAGTGTAATAATCAAAGATCTCTATCCTCAGATCCCGGTTATTTTGTGCTCCGGATATAGTACGGTTGTGACACCTTTTAATTACAAGGAATTCGGGGCGGCTGCCTATTTGGCCAAACCTGTGAGAATTGAAAATCTGGTCTATACAATACATCAGGTTTTAACATCCTGA
- the dbpA gene encoding ATP-dependent RNA helicase DbpA — MKAFTHLPLSREFQENLKYLHYETMTDIQEMSIPPILQGLDVLAQAKTGSGKTAAFGIGLLHNMDTRRYRVQAVVLCPTRELAEQVTAELRRLARFQHNIKLLKITGGFPMHKQEHSLSHQAHIIVGTPGRVLKLLQRGSLVMDEVKMIVLDEADRMLDMGFIDQIQGIMKFAPAKRQTLCFSATFPDEIQALSQSVMNEPVEVKVETQHEESVIHQRFYEMAPVAKTKAVVSILARFRPDSTIVFCNTKDSCRRVEKELQDSGLHSLALHGDLEQKERTEVLIRFSNGSSRILVATDVAARGLDIKNLGAVINYELPFETETYVHRIGRTGRAGSEGLAFSLMREKEAFRLDSINEFLNSRYKAERLDFEELTSVEDLESAMVTLSINGGRRNKISAGDILGALTSPKGIPGDDVGKIDRLDYITFVAVKRESAAKALKVLEEDQIKGRLFKAMIHDD; from the coding sequence ATGAAAGCATTTACACATCTTCCTCTCTCCCGTGAATTTCAAGAGAACCTGAAGTACCTGCATTATGAAACCATGACTGATATTCAGGAAATGAGCATTCCTCCTATTCTCCAAGGGCTTGATGTCCTGGCACAAGCCAAAACAGGAAGTGGTAAGACCGCCGCATTCGGCATTGGACTGCTCCATAATATGGATACTAGAAGATACCGGGTTCAGGCAGTCGTTTTGTGCCCCACAAGAGAACTGGCAGAACAGGTCACAGCTGAGCTGCGCCGCCTGGCCCGATTCCAGCATAATATCAAGCTCTTGAAGATTACAGGTGGGTTTCCCATGCACAAACAGGAACACTCTCTTAGTCATCAGGCTCATATTATTGTGGGAACCCCCGGGCGTGTTTTAAAGCTCCTCCAAAGAGGGTCTCTTGTGATGGATGAAGTGAAAATGATTGTGCTGGATGAAGCAGACAGAATGCTGGATATGGGATTCATAGATCAGATTCAGGGAATCATGAAATTTGCCCCTGCGAAACGGCAGACCCTCTGTTTTTCCGCCACCTTTCCCGACGAGATACAAGCGCTCAGTCAGTCGGTCATGAATGAACCTGTTGAAGTCAAAGTTGAGACTCAGCATGAAGAGAGTGTCATACACCAGCGTTTTTATGAGATGGCTCCCGTGGCGAAGACCAAAGCAGTTGTTTCTATTCTGGCCCGGTTTCGCCCGGATTCCACCATTGTCTTTTGCAATACCAAGGATTCTTGCCGGCGGGTAGAAAAAGAGCTGCAGGATTCGGGTCTTCACAGCCTGGCTCTCCATGGTGATCTTGAACAAAAAGAGCGGACGGAAGTCCTGATTCGCTTTTCCAATGGAAGCTCCAGAATCCTGGTGGCTACCGACGTCGCAGCCAGGGGCCTGGACATCAAGAATCTGGGTGCTGTCATCAATTATGAACTGCCCTTCGAAACCGAGACCTATGTCCATAGGATCGGCCGGACAGGGCGAGCCGGTTCGGAAGGCCTTGCGTTTTCTTTAATGCGCGAGAAAGAGGCCTTTAGGCTCGATTCAATCAATGAGTTTTTGAACAGCCGGTACAAAGCGGAGCGTCTTGATTTTGAAGAATTAACCTCTGTCGAGGACCTCGAATCCGCCATGGTGACACTCTCTATTAATGGAGGGCGGAGGAATAAAATCAGTGCCGGAGATATCCTGGGTGCCTTGACTTCTCCAAAGGGTATTCCCGGAGATGATGTGGGCAAAATAGACCGCCTGGACTATATTACATTTGTGGCTGTGAAGCGGGAAAGCGCCGCCAAAGCTCTGAAAGTTTTGGAAGAAGATCAGATAAAGGGGCGACTATTCAAGGCAATGATCCATGATGATTAA
- a CDS encoding acyl-CoA dehydrogenase family protein has protein sequence MSELFSDYLKKYQKVLKNLFSQQNLPSEELQRGIPEKVLDQITALNPSAVSIPQAYGGRGSHPAEILSLLESTSYESLPLSLILGINGALFLEPLAKYGEEKLKNETFPSFLNNSSLGGLMITEPGYGTDALAMKTSWEKSRSGYTIEGEKHWAGLSGRADYWLMTAREKKGSDELKRDIDFFICDSSDPRQFVKPVEEFSNLGLYMIPYARNRVDIEVPSHHRLIPGKSGIRLMQDLLHRSRMRFSGMATGFIHRMLDEAVSHTRQRVVSGKSLFSYDQVQKRLSELQADFTISSAFCRHAAGISSIDHDLSGKSLEANVHKTVLSDMMQNASQSLLQLVGAKGYKLSHIAGRSVVDSRPFQIFEGSNDVIYQQVADQFLKHMALIKNFNLSEALASHPLTSRMAERFKKITSFSVSPDMVQRKKVDFGRILGRITGLEWTLEMGQGGYDPALINQALESMTERIQALLGSFQGGNKACYIPIESGNNVFWRETVQS, from the coding sequence ATGTCTGAATTATTTAGCGACTATCTCAAGAAATATCAAAAAGTACTTAAAAATCTTTTCTCACAACAGAATCTGCCTTCAGAAGAACTTCAAAGAGGGATTCCCGAGAAAGTCCTGGACCAGATCACGGCCCTTAATCCATCCGCGGTCTCTATTCCCCAAGCCTATGGCGGCAGGGGGAGTCATCCTGCGGAAATTTTGAGTCTTCTGGAGTCTACATCCTATGAGTCTCTACCTCTGTCACTGATACTTGGAATCAACGGAGCCCTGTTTCTGGAACCCCTTGCCAAGTATGGTGAAGAAAAACTTAAAAATGAAACATTCCCGTCTTTTCTAAACAATAGTTCCCTGGGTGGACTCATGATTACAGAACCAGGTTATGGAACGGATGCTCTTGCCATGAAAACAAGCTGGGAAAAAAGCCGCAGCGGATATACCATCGAGGGTGAAAAGCACTGGGCAGGCCTCAGCGGCCGAGCCGATTACTGGTTGATGACGGCCAGAGAAAAGAAGGGTTCCGATGAGCTTAAACGGGACATCGATTTTTTCATCTGTGATTCATCCGACCCCAGACAGTTTGTAAAGCCCGTAGAAGAGTTTTCAAACCTGGGACTCTATATGATTCCCTATGCACGCAACAGGGTGGATATCGAAGTTCCCTCACATCACAGACTGATTCCCGGAAAATCGGGTATCCGGCTGATGCAGGATCTTCTGCACAGGAGCAGAATGCGTTTTTCCGGTATGGCTACTGGGTTTATTCACCGCATGCTGGATGAGGCTGTGAGCCATACTAGGCAGAGAGTTGTCAGCGGGAAGTCTCTTTTTTCTTATGATCAGGTCCAGAAAAGGCTCTCAGAACTCCAGGCCGACTTTACCATTTCTTCTGCGTTTTGCCGCCATGCTGCGGGTATTTCCTCCATTGATCATGATCTTTCGGGTAAATCCCTGGAAGCCAATGTTCATAAGACTGTCCTGAGCGATATGATGCAAAATGCCTCCCAATCTCTTCTTCAGCTAGTGGGAGCCAAGGGATATAAACTCAGCCATATTGCCGGCCGCTCCGTTGTAGACAGCCGTCCCTTCCAGATTTTTGAAGGCTCCAATGACGTCATCTATCAACAGGTTGCCGATCAGTTTCTGAAACATATGGCCTTGATAAAGAATTTTAATCTCTCAGAAGCCCTTGCCTCCCATCCTCTTACATCCAGAATGGCGGAGCGGTTCAAAAAAATTACATCATTTTCGGTCAGTCCCGATATGGTTCAGAGGAAAAAAGTAGATTTTGGCCGCATTCTGGGAAGGATCACCGGTTTGGAATGGACTTTAGAAATGGGACAGGGGGGCTATGATCCGGCCTTGATCAATCAGGCCCTGGAATCCATGACCGAGAGGATTCAGGCCCTGTTGGGGAGTTTTCAGGGGGGAAACAAGGCTTGCTATATCCCCATCGAATCCGGAAACAACGTTTTTTGGAGAGAAACAGTACAATCCTAA
- a CDS encoding aldo/keto reductase: protein MLYRPFGKTNEKLSILGFGAMRLPIIGDDVSQIDEDKALKMIRHAIDEGVNYLDTAWPYHGGNSEAFCGKVMKDGYREKVNIATKLPSWDIKKHEDMDRILDQQLKRLGVETIDFYLIHSLNTANWNNMKKHDYKSFLSRAVEAGKIRYIGFSHHDSIDLFKEIVDDNDWDFCQIQLNYLDENYQAGLEGMDYASSKGMGVVVMEPLRGGMLARKEIPEELQAIWDSAEVKRSPAEWALRSVWNREKVSVILSGMTTMEQVVENLKTASQALPSSLSEEENKIIIRAQNYFHSKIKVDCTNCRYCMPCPQGVYIPEIFWAYNHEALFGDFNKAKLWTTSFLKEHQRPSNCNRCGACEKHCPQNIEIRKHLKVIAARYEGVTT, encoded by the coding sequence ATGCTTTATAGACCATTTGGAAAAACCAATGAAAAACTCAGCATCCTTGGATTTGGAGCCATGCGGCTTCCCATTATAGGAGATGATGTCAGTCAGATTGATGAGGATAAAGCCCTAAAGATGATCAGACATGCCATAGATGAGGGTGTCAATTATCTGGACACAGCCTGGCCCTACCATGGAGGAAACAGCGAAGCCTTCTGCGGCAAGGTTATGAAAGACGGCTATCGTGAGAAAGTGAATATTGCCACAAAACTCCCCAGCTGGGACATCAAGAAACACGAAGACATGGACAGGATTCTGGATCAGCAGCTCAAGCGTCTGGGAGTGGAAACCATAGACTTTTACCTGATTCACTCCCTCAACACGGCAAACTGGAATAACATGAAGAAGCATGACTACAAGTCTTTTCTTTCCAGAGCTGTTGAAGCTGGGAAAATTCGCTATATTGGATTTTCACACCACGACAGCATTGATCTCTTCAAAGAAATTGTAGATGACAATGACTGGGATTTCTGTCAAATACAGCTCAATTATCTGGATGAAAACTACCAGGCCGGACTGGAGGGTATGGACTACGCCTCCTCAAAAGGCATGGGCGTAGTTGTAATGGAGCCCCTCAGAGGTGGCATGCTGGCCCGAAAGGAAATTCCAGAGGAGCTCCAGGCCATCTGGGATTCTGCCGAAGTAAAACGCTCTCCTGCGGAATGGGCCCTCAGGTCGGTATGGAACAGAGAGAAAGTATCTGTGATCCTCAGCGGCATGACCACAATGGAACAAGTTGTAGAAAACCTAAAGACCGCCTCCCAGGCCCTTCCCTCTTCCTTAAGCGAAGAGGAAAACAAAATTATCATTCGGGCACAGAATTATTTTCACAGCAAGATAAAAGTGGACTGCACCAACTGCCGCTACTGCATGCCCTGTCCTCAGGGAGTGTATATTCCAGAAATATTCTGGGCTTACAACCACGAAGCCCTATTTGGTGATTTCAACAAAGCCAAGTTATGGACAACTAGCTTCCTTAAGGAGCATCAAAGGCCATCCAACTGCAATCGCTGCGGCGCCTGTGAAAAACATTGCCCTCAAAATATAGAAATCAGAAAACATCTAAAAGTGATAGCGGCCCGGTACGAAGGAGTCACAACCTGA